In Camelina sativa cultivar DH55 chromosome 16, Cs, whole genome shotgun sequence, a single window of DNA contains:
- the LOC104750247 gene encoding photosynthetic NDH subunit of subcomplex B 2, chloroplastic translates to MASLISFSPLPKPKAIRSSISAPQTLTIIERLQDKFGRKGIKFSESNNVPMVELKVRNGSSLKMSLSNAHVVSYKPKVYWKDEGLEEVLYTVDGDEIRGGVGVVIINGEEATGPKGGSSVISGYEWSVKDTDSDAIDAVQIELCCTVGHLDITYIVSLYPVSMATALVVKNNGRKPVTLKPGIMSYLRFKKRSGAGIQGLKGCSYCPNPPLSSPFELLSPSEAMKVDSSGWFAWEEAGEKPGIWAVEDSVITLLEKKMSRIYGAPPAERLKAVYNTPPSKFETIDQGRGLFFRMIRIGFEEMYVGSPGSMWDKYGKQHYFLCTGPMSMLVPVDVASGETWRGAMVMEHDNL, encoded by the exons ATGGCTTCTCTTATCTCTTTTTCTCCCCTCCCAAAACCAAAAGCCATAAGAAGTTCAATTTCAGCTCCTCAGACACTGACAATAATTGAGAGGCTTCAAGATAAATTCGGACGAAAGGGAATAAAATTCTCGGAATCAAACAACGTTCCTATGGTGGAGCTAAAGGTCAGAAATGGAAGTTCATTGAAGATGAGCTTATCAAATGCGCATGTGGTTTCATATAAGCCAAAGGTATACTGGAAAGACGAGGGGTTGGAGGAAGTCCTTTACACAGTTGACGGTGATGAGATTAGAGGTGGAGTTGGTGTTGTTATTATAAATGGAGAAGAAGCTACTGGACCAAAAGGAGGGTCTTCAGTAATCTCAGGATATGAGTGGAGTGTCAAGGATACTGATTCAGACGCCATTGATGCTGTTCAG ATCGAACTGTGCTGTACGGTCGGACATCTCGACATAACCTATATCGTCTCTCTATACCCAGTAAGCATGGCTACAGCTCTGGTGGTGAAGAACAATGGACGAAAACCCGTTACCCTTAAACCGGGGATTATGAGTTACTTGAGATTCAAGAAACGGAGTGGGGCTGGAATTCAAGGACTAAAGGGATGCTCTTATTGCCCCAACCCTCCTTTGTCATCGCCTTTTGAGCTCTTGTCTCCTTCAGAGGCAATGAAGGTGGACTCTTCTGGGTGGTTTGCGTGGGAAGAAGCTGGGGAGAAGCCGGGGATTTGGGCAGTAGAAGATTCTGTGATTACACTTCTTGAGAAAAAGATGAGTAGAATATATGGTGCTCCTCCGGCTGAGAGATTAAAGGCAGTCTATAACACTCCACCTTCTAAATTTGAAACCATAGATCAG GGAAGAGGGTTGTTCTTCAGGATGATAAGGATAGGGTTCGAAGAGATGTATGTGGGATCCCCAGGATCGATGTGGGACAAGTATGGGAAGCAACATTACTTCTTGTGCACTGGTCCAATGTCAATGCTCGTCCCTGTCGATGTGGCTTCTGGAGAGACATGGAGAGGAGCAATGGTAATGGAGCAtgataatttgtaa